A genome region from Gadus macrocephalus chromosome 15, ASM3116895v1 includes the following:
- the angpt2a gene encoding angiopoietin-2a → MNMPRSAFMAWTCYLLLGAVFEWTLAAEAGKRQYQIQNGACSYTFLLPQEDSCQQSSSGYKNLAQKDDPADYDESFERLEQLENIMENNTQWLLKLENYIQDSMKQEMFHMQQTAVQNHTATMIEIGTNLLSQTAEQTRKLTNVEAQVINHSTRLERKLLENSISTNKLEKELIVQTNEISKLNDKNSFLEKRVGDMEQQRQLELKTVQREKEQLQTVIAGQTAIIGELQHQLLHVSSNNTALQRQQQELLDTVNSLAQSFSAGPVGESKARMMQDTPSTFRDCAAVFKSGNRESGVHALTLPNTTQEVKAFCDMETEGGGWTTIQKRFDGRVDFHRTWKEYKMGFGDPVAEYWLGNEFISKLTHQRSYVLRIQLSDWEGNSGYSQYEQFNLEGEAKNYRINIKGYSGTAGKISSLGTPGSDFSTKDTDNDKCVCKCSQLTTGGWWFDACGPSNLNGMYYQQGQNSNRFNGIKWYYWKGSGYSLKTTTMMIRPTDF, encoded by the exons ATGAACATGCCCAGATCCGCCTTCATGGCTTGGACTTGCTACCTGCTTCTCGGGGCCGTGTTTGAGTGGACTCTGGCAGCCGAGGCGGGTAAGAGGCAGTACCAGATCCAGAACGGAGCCTGCAGCTACACCTTCCTGCTGCCTCAGGAGGACAGCTGCCAACAGTCCTCCAGTGGCTACAAGAACCTGGCCCAGAAGGACGACCCGGCGGACTACGACGAGTCCTTCGAAAGGCTGGAGCAGCTGGAGAACATCATGGAGAACAACACACAGTGGCTCCTCAAG CTAGAGAACTACATTCAAGACAGCATGAAGCAGGAGATGTTCCACATGCAGCAGACTGCTGTCCAGAACCACACGGCCACCATGATTGAGATCGGAACCAACCTGCTCAGTCAGACCGCTGAACAAACACGGAAGCTGACCAACGTGGAGGCACAG GTAATAAATCATAGCACTCGGCTCGAACGAAAGTTGCTTGAGAACTCAATTTCAACCAACAAGCTGGAGAAAGAACTCATCGTCCAAACCAATGAGATCAGCAAGCTGAATGACAAAAACAG CTTCCTGGAGAAGCGGGTGGGCGACATGGAGCAGCAGAGGCAGCTGGAGCTGAAGACGGTTCAGCGGGAGAAGGAGCAGCTCCAGACGGTCATCGCGGGCCAGACGGCCATCATCGGCGAGCTGCAGCACCAGCTGCTCCACGTCTCCTCCAACAACACCGCCCTGCAGCGCCAGCAACAGGAGCTGCTGGACACCGTCAACAGCCTGGCGCAGAGCTTCTCCGCGGGGCCCGTCGGAG AGAGCAAAGCCAGAATGATGCAGGACACACCGTCCACATTCAGGGACTGCGCCGCCGTGTTCAAGTCCGGCAACAGAGAGAGCGGCGTTCATGCACTCACACTCCCCAACACAACGCAGGAGGTGAAG GCTTTCTGTGACATGGAGaccgagggggggggctggaccaCCATACAGAAGAGGTTTGACGGACGCGTTGACTTCCATCGGACGTGGAAAGAgtacaaaatg GGATTCGGAGACCCTGTGGCTGAGTACTGGTTAGGAAATGAGTTTATCTCCAAGTTGACACATCAGCGGTCATACGTATTAAGAATCCAGCTCAGTGATTGGGAAGGGAACTCTGGATACTCGCAATATGAGCAGTTTAACCTCGAAGGGGAGGCCAAGAATTACAG GATAAACATCAAAGGGTACAGTGGAACGGCGGGAAAAATAAGCAGTCTCGGAACGCCAGGAAGTGACTTCAGCACAAAGGATACGGACAACGACAAATGCGTTTGCAAATGCTCGCAGCTCACGACGGGAG GGTGGTGGTTCGACGCATGCGGGCCGTCCAACTTGAATGGGATGTACTATCAACAAGGCCAGAACTCAAACCGCTTCAACGGGATCAAATGGTACTACTGGAAGGGCTCGGGCTACTCACTGAAGACCACCACCATGATGATCCGACCAACCGACTTTTGA